CTCGAGGTAGGCGGAGTAGTTGCCCTGGTAGCCGTGGATCTGGCCGCGGTCGACCTCGCAGATCCACTCCGCGACGTTGTCCAGGAAGTACCGGTCGTGGGTGACGGCCAGGACGGCGCCGGCGTAGCTCTTCAGGTGGCCCTCGAGCCAGTTCACCGACTCGGCGTCCAGGTGGTTGGTGGGCTCGTCGAGGAGCAGCAGGTCCGGCTTCTGCAGCAGCAGCTTGCACAGCGCGACGCGTCGTCGCTCACCACCGGAGAGGACGTCCACGAGGGCGTCCGGCGGCGGGCAGCGGAGCGCGTCCATGGCCTGCTCCAGCTGGGCGTCGATGTCCCAGGCGTTGCGGTGGTCCAGCTCGGTCTGGACGTCGCCCATCTCGGCCATCAGCGCGTCGAAGTCGGCGTCGGGCTCCCCCATCAGGACCCCGAGCTCGTCCATCCGGCGCTGCAGGCCCTTGGTCTCGGCCACCGCCTCCTCGACGTTCTCCAGGACGGTCCTGCCCTCGGTGAGCGGCGGCTCCTGCAGCAGGATGCCGACCGTGGCGTCCTTGGCGAGCATGCCGTCGCCGTTGTCGGGCTGGACCAGCCCGGCCATCACCTTGAGCAGGGTGGACTTGCCGGCACCGTTCGGGCCGACGACCCCGATCTTCGCCCCGGGCAGGAACGACTGGGTCACGTTGTCGAGGACGACCTTCTCGCCCAGCTTCTTCCGGACGGTGTGCAGGGTGTAGATGAACTCAGCCATCGAGGTGCTTCAACCTTCGCAGACGTGGGATGTGCGCACCAGCAGGGGCACGCGGGCCGGCTACGAGTATGCCAGCGGGGACCGACACCGCACACCGTCCGCACTTGTCCACAGGCCGGGCCGCCTCAGGAGCCCTGTCCACAGGCCCGTGCCGGCGGCGACCGGGACGGGTGCTCCGACGCCATGGTCTGGGCAGGTCCCGCGGCACCGGTCGCGACCCGAGGAGAGGAACGAGCATGGACGCAGTGCTGGAGCTGAGCGGCAACGTCGGCACCGAGGTCGAGACGAAGGTCACCCGGGGAGGCTGGCCCACCGCCAGCTTCCGGGTGGCGTGCACGCCCCGGCAGCGACGCGGTGGTGAGTGGGGGGACGCCGAGACGATCTGGCTCACCGTCACCTGCTTCCGCGGTCTGGCCGAGAACGTGGCGTCGTCGGTGTCCAAGGGCGACCCGGTGCTGGTGAACGGCCGGCTCCGCCTCAGCTCCTGGGAGGACGAGCACGGGGAGCGGCGCGAGCGCCTCGTGCTGGAGGCCACCACGGTCGGGCCCGACCTGACCCGTGGCACCAGCACCTTCCGGCGGTCCGAGCGCCCGGTCGTCGAGGACGAGACCGACGAGGCCTACCGGGAGCTGATCCTGTCGGTCGAGCAGGAGCCGGAGCCGGCCGCCGCCGTGGCGGGCTGAGCCGGGCGGGGTGGTGGGTGCCGGGGACGGCTCCCGGGGCGCGCGGGCGGGGGGGTCCGCGCCTCGGGCCGTCTCAGCCGGCGGCGCGCTCCAGCGCCGTGCGGGCCCGGGCGTGCCGGTCCAGCTCGGTCTCCACGGCGGCCAGCACGTCGTCCTGGGCGACCTTCTCCACGGCCCTCACCAGGGCCCGC
The sequence above is a segment of the Auraticoccus monumenti genome. Coding sequences within it:
- a CDS encoding single-stranded DNA-binding protein, which produces MDAVLELSGNVGTEVETKVTRGGWPTASFRVACTPRQRRGGEWGDAETIWLTVTCFRGLAENVASSVSKGDPVLVNGRLRLSSWEDEHGERRERLVLEATTVGPDLTRGTSTFRRSERPVVEDETDEAYRELILSVEQEPEPAAAVAG